In Vitis vinifera cultivar Pinot Noir 40024 chromosome 4, ASM3070453v1, the genomic window ataaaaaaaaaaaaatcattttgttttGGGGAATATGAAACCATTAAAGGTCAATGCATCCTAcgattttcataatatttttaaaattcttttaatgtGAATTCATCTCTTCTATTAGATTTCTTTGGTTATTATGATCACTTTCCTTTTCAATAagtgttttaaatttattaaaagcacaaaatacttcaattttttcctttaaaaaatacatccaaaattttatactaaaatcatgaatgaaaaacaaaaaatatttattcttacaaaaaaaaaagtttgaatgaATCGGATCACATACATCCGAATAAATAAGTTTTAGAGACTTTTTATTCTTATACATGcttcttttgaaaattatttttacagcATGTTTCTCAAATAAGCATCCTTCAcattattcattcatttttggaaagcaattctcatattttttttgttctaacaattttaatttatcaaaattaagatATTCAAATCTTAAATGTCAAATCCAAAAGGAATCATTGACATGAGATTTTAGACATTTTAcaatatcattttatatatttaaaaaataacattgcaTTTCTTGTCATAGACATATTTACATGCTATCTCTTATTAAAAgactttgatttttcatataaatatcagtctttttttaaaaactagcccaaacttaatatattatttgtcATGTTGGGTACATAACAAATAATGTTCAAGATAAATCGATGCATTCCATTCTTATTTTACCTTTGCCTAGATATATAATAATTCTTTCCCCACAAAATGGACTTAACTTTGAACAGTTCCAAAGATGGGTGAGCCCCAAAAAAATGGCTATTTGGACAAACTCTAAGGGTTGTTTGGGCTTGTCCATTAATTTGGGACATGAAACCCACTAAAGGCTAAAGCCAGAAGCAGACTAGTCTTATCCAAGAAGGTAGAACATAAAAGTATATTACACACAAACGTTATGgtaatagttaaaataaaacttttgttCAATCACTCTTAAATCTTACAAAAACCTTATAATTTCAGGGTAATACTTCTTAGGAAGATCAGTTTTCCCATCTTCTCTACGCATACAATGAAGCTTCCAACCTGAAGAGAGATAcaccaaagaagaagaaaaacagagcagaAAGGCTTTCATTCATACTCAAAActacaatatttataaagaaatcaTCAGCTTCTATGTAGAAGCCAATGACCCAATATCATACCCAGACCAAATTCACAGAAATCCCAATTAGATCAGCTTATCTGCAATTACCCACTCAGAATCACGGAGATTTAAGCGATCTTGACCTCAATGGTCTTGGGCTTCTTGGGCTCCGGCGGTGGTAGCTTCTCAACGGTGACGGTCAGTACTCCATCTTGACAAACCGCGGAGATCTTATCAGTATTCGCATTCTCCGGCAACGCAaacttcctcataaacttgCCTACCCTCCTCTCCATTCTCACGTACTTGACGCCTTCCTTCTCTTCCTCGCGCTTCCTCTCTCCGCTGATCACCAGCACATTGTCGTCCTCCACCTGAACCTTGATGTCGCCGGACTTCAGCCCCGGCATGTCGACGATGAAGGTGTAGGAATTCGGGTACTCCTTGACGTCAGCAGGCGTCGCCGCCATGGCCTTGGCGTCGCGGACGTAGGTGCGAGTGGGGGCGCTGACGGACTTGTCGGAGTCATCGGTGGCGTCTAGCATGTGTTGGAGGGCAGAGAAGAGTGGAGAATCGAAGCCCATCATCCTCGAATCCATGTTGGGTGTCAGAGATTTGTTGGTGTGAGATTGTGAACAACTGCAATTGCGAATGTAGAAGTGCTTGAATGTTGGAAGAAATCGGAGGCAGTGATGTGGATTTTATAGAAGACGAGTTGGGAAACAGAGGAAGGTTCTGGAAAGAACAAGAAGAGGAGAATTGGGGGTTTGTCTTTGTTGGCTCTGCTCCAACGGTTCCAGAACCAGAAGTTTGTGGAAGTTTCTCCTAAATGACTAAAGTACCCCTTATTTGTTCAtaaaaaattaccttttgaaaGAAGTTCCATTTCTACTTACACAGTAGTTCACAAatcttttatcatattattatcAACAAGCTATGGTTTTGATCAATGCTTggtgtaaatttttattttgattttagaagaaaaaaaaagacataattTTAAAAGGTATTATTATagtaaaagttaaaataaattttttaaataaaatcattttttaggaaatgtttaaaaaaccaacttaataatttaaagtgaattaataatttaatttaagttattaagtaaattaagtatgtttggtaaaataacttaatgatatcactaaaaataaaaataaaaattaatttttaaataaaaataattaacttattcttaaatctatatttttatttttatttaccatCATTTATCCGAATTATTCTCATAATCTATTTTACTACTTCATGATTTCCATTGTTACTTAAACTACTTTGTCctcattataatttatgaaaataatcatatcaatttgatgatttacaataaattttcagttaattttattaaacaaccttaatatttgaaatgagaattaagtaataagttttaagactaataatttaagtataatttaacttaaaatcaacttaaataattaaataataagtaataagttttaccaaatatcattttaatattgttCTTATAATAAAGTtagttaaataaatataagaatttttattaatcatataATAGAGTTTTTGAACTTAGATTCACTTCAATCCAACTTgtgttttatcttttaaaatttaaaagttaaacATATCTAAGcatcaacaatttaaaaaaatttgctcTTTATTTCTAAATCGTacattaataataatagacTAATCAATTATGAGTATGGATAATTTGCCCCTTATAAATTGTTGGTTTAAGGGTATGAAAAAAAGGACTAGTCCAAAGCACACAAATAAATAACGTAATGAAtagtaagaaaaatttataGGTTGAGGTGTAACAAACATTGTCCTTAAAATAGATCAACTCTCCTCGAAGACGAACTTGGTACACTTAGGTACTAGTGGTCCACCTTCAGGATTCAATAGTCATTGAGTGCACTTTGTAAGCGAGACGTGTACAACTCAGGTTCATGAAAAATTCGTATTCATATTTAGAGAGTGATGAGTGATATGCTTTTATGactaataaaataagataaaaaaaaaaaagtagcatAGATCATCGCACACGTACGCAAAGGGCCTTCCACGCAAGATGCATGTGGGGATCGAAGCCCCACTCAAATGGGTTTGGCCCCAATGGGCGCGCAAGACTCACCCACACCTCTTCACAAGCCCATTGGGCTAAGGAAGGTTAATAAACCCATTAAAGATGTTCATCTCTTTCCTATGTCGACAAGCAAAAAATACTTTTCACATTTACACTCTTCCTGCTATGCAAGTCAAGTTGGGTACATTTTGTTTGGATTGAACAAGGTGTAGAAGGATTAAATAGAAGTACATCATTGATGATAATATtgcttaaatttatttaaagtcttTAATAACTTTTCAGCTTTGTAACTTCATTATTCTAATACCAGTCATTACATTTGATCATTTTCAAAGAGAACAACTCTTCCCTGAGACAAATATGGTGTCACTCTCCCAATCTAAATTACAAATTTAGATTATCAAATTCCCTACCCAAAATCTAATCTTCCCAATTTAAAAAAGACTTGTAGTGAAGTTGTCAACCAGAGGAAATACCACACCTTACTATGGCTTTTTAATTGCCgttaaatcttaaaaattttcCAGGAAAAATGAAAACGAGGCAAGGAAGAGAAAAGGCAGACTTCATTGACGGTACTGAAAAATCAAAACTACACATTATACTGTAATGAAGAGATCAGTATCTTCATCACCCCAAGCCATTGACCCAAGATCAAACCCAAACAAAGGCCCCTGTGGCATTATTTACTATTAAAAACCCAGAAAAACCCTCCCAAAACCCCCTACATTTCAAGCAATTTTGACCTCAATGGTCTTGGGCTTCTTGGGCTCCGGCGGTGGCAGCTTCTCAACGGTGACGGTCAACACCCCATCTTGACATACAGCAGAGATCTTATCAGTATTCGCATTCTCCGGCAACACGaacttcctcataaacttccCCACTCTCCTCTCCATTCTTACGTACTTGGCACCTTCCTTCTCCTCCTCCCGCTTCCTCTCTCCGCTGATCACCAGCACATTGCCGTCCTCCACCTGAACCTTGATGTCGCCGGACCTCAGCCCCGGCATGTCGACGATGAAGGTGTAGGAATTCGGGTACTCCTTGACGTCAGCCGGCGTCGCCGCCATGGCCTTGGCGTCCCGGACGTAGGTGCGGGTGGGAGCGTTGAGAGACTTGTCGGAATCGTCGCCGGCGTCGAGCATGTGTTGGAGGGTTGAGAAGAGTGGAGAATCAAAACCCATGACCCTCAAATCCATTTTGCTTTTCAGCGATTAGTCTCTGAGATCTGCTAAGATTTGTAAATGAAAATGTTGGAATTGATTTTCTTATGAGGAATTCATGCCGGTGGTGTGGTTCTTATAGGTGGTGGGTTTGGGTTTGGAAGCAGAG contains:
- the LOC100250883 gene encoding 17.3 kDa class II heat shock protein, which encodes MDSRMMGFDSPLFSALQHMLDATDDSDKSVSAPTRTYVRDAKAMAATPADVKEYPNSYTFIVDMPGLKSGDIKVQVEDDNVLVISGERKREEEKEGVKYVRMERRVGKFMRKFALPENANTDKISAVCQDGVLTVTVEKLPPPEPKKPKTIEVKIA
- the LOC100245734 gene encoding 17.3 kDa class II heat shock protein, encoding MDLRVMGFDSPLFSTLQHMLDAGDDSDKSLNAPTRTYVRDAKAMAATPADVKEYPNSYTFIVDMPGLRSGDIKVQVEDGNVLVISGERKREEEKEGAKYVRMERRVGKFMRKFVLPENANTDKISAVCQDGVLTVTVEKLPPPEPKKPKTIEVKIA